Proteins encoded in a region of the Pseudomonas denitrificans (nom. rej.) genome:
- a CDS encoding BPSL0761 family protein translates to MTLPSERTRSIVLARELLTQLEQDPAQREDVRSLAEQILRHYPSKGEVLLQGMIEESRPRSTGLSPFLSSVLTTHSLRTNETLWVRLRRRAAQALLTY, encoded by the coding sequence ATGACCTTGCCTAGTGAACGCACCAGATCCATTGTCCTTGCGCGCGAGCTGTTGACGCAGTTGGAGCAGGACCCTGCTCAACGGGAGGACGTGCGCTCGCTTGCTGAGCAAATCCTTCGGCACTACCCCAGTAAGGGAGAGGTTCTTTTACAGGGGATGATCGAGGAAAGCCGCCCCCGAAGCACTGGCCTATCACCCTTCCTCAGCTCTGTCTTGACTACCCATTCCCTGCGGACAAACGAAACGCTATGGGTTCGCCTGCGCAGGAGAGCTGCCCAGGCCTTGTTAACGTACTGA
- a CDS encoding outer membrane protein assembly factor BamE: protein MNTFNAASVRTLVMTCAGLLLGACSTFSQVDDQGHSAAPRFPSVSESFRPQGSYVDLENLSKIQPGMSKGQLYELLGAPHFREGLFGVREWDYIFRFRRSGLADQVCQYKVLFDKEMQAQSFQFSPADCLDQLKPVVGSVAPHSDR, encoded by the coding sequence ATGAATACTTTCAATGCCGCCTCCGTCCGCACCCTGGTCATGACTTGCGCCGGCCTGCTACTCGGCGCCTGCAGCACCTTCAGCCAGGTAGACGATCAGGGCCACAGCGCCGCACCCAGGTTCCCATCCGTAAGCGAGTCCTTCCGCCCACAAGGCAGCTACGTGGATCTTGAAAATCTGTCGAAGATCCAGCCGGGCATGAGCAAGGGACAACTTTACGAGCTGCTCGGTGCGCCGCATTTCAGGGAAGGACTGTTCGGTGTTCGCGAGTGGGATTACATCTTCCGCTTCCGGCGATCCGGCCTGGCTGACCAGGTATGCCAATACAAGGTGCTGTTCGACAAGGAGATGCAGGCGCAGAGCTTCCAGTTCTCGCCGGCCGATTGTCTTGATCAGCTGAAACCGGTCGTCGGGTCTGTGGCGCCACACTCAGATCGATAG